The segment TTTGGACATACGGAGCCAGCATATGCAGTGAGCGTACGTTGATTTTGTTTTTACCTTTGAGATGGCCAAGCTCCGCTGCAAGCCCATAGGAAATGCCGCCACCGTAGCTATGGCCGACAATGACAACGTCTTTGATATTGTTTTTCTGTAAGAGCTCTTTGATTACAATGATATTGTCTTTGTAGTACAGATCCCCCGGCAGATGTCCATCGTGAGTCGACATGTATCGTTGCAGCGTTTCGCCATGACCAAACAGATCAACTCGTAAAACACCAAACCCTTCAGCGTCAGCTAGGGCTGTGATTTGCTCCATCTTACTCATGTCATCACCAAGGCCGTGGATGATCAGCCACGTTGGCCCAGCTTTCTTCGCGGGCTTGTAATCAAAGGCCATTTCTTTTTTCAGAGTTGGCGAGCGAAAAATCTGCAAACCATTTTCAGAGAAATATTTTTTGCCACCAAATTGGGTGAAAACCAGTGAGCACATGGGCCCAGCTGCGAAGCCTTGAGAGATTCCAAAAAAGCAAATAAGCACAAGAGTAAGAAATATTGTTCTCATGCCTCTATCGTACCAAATACTAAGAGCAATAAGAAAGAGCCCCACGAAAACTTGACTGAAATCGGTATAAGTAAAAACTCTATTTTGTGCTCAGAACTAAATGGTTTTCACAAACAGCTCTTTAGTCCCGCGGATGCGTTGTCCGTAGACTCCATTAGGGGCGCGCTTTCCCGCGCTGATAACCATTGTGATACCGACTCCTCGAGGAAGTTTTAAAAGCTTTTTAACTCGGACTTCGTCAAAACCCTCCATCGGACAAGTGTCATAACCCGCGGCGCGGAAGGCGAGCATGAGATTTTCACAAGCAAGAGAAACCGTTTTTGTTGCCCACAAAAGATTTCCACTTTTGCCAAAGGGCCCACGGGGCATCACTCGGAAAAGACCGAGCACGGCAACAGCCAATGTTTTCAGCGGAGCCAAAATATTCAGCGGCCCATTGCCATAAACGAAAGGTACGAGCTTGTGATAGTAGCTCTTTACACTCGACGGAACTTTTTCTTGGCTCGCAAAGAAGTCGATGTTGATCTTTTGCCCCCGTTGCCAGTTATCGGGACGAGCCACACACACGATCAGCGTCGGAGCGGTCTTTGCCGCGGGCTGGTTGAGGCAATACTCTTTGAGTTTTTCAAGTTTATCGGCGGACTTCACCCAGTAGAAATCCCAGGGCTGCAAGTTCGAAGAGTTGGGAGCTAGTAACGCCAAATCCAGACACTTTTCCACAATAGCATCGGGGATTTTTTCGTCGGTAAAGACGCGGACGGAGCGGCGACTCTCGACTACTTGAGAAAAGGCCTCAAAGTCACAGTCGATTGCAGGCTCAGAGTAAGTGGTTTCTAAGGGCTTATCGAATACACTGTCGGCCATATTTCCTCCGCTGTTGGGCTGAAAACTCTTATAGCGTATCTGAGGGTTGTGGGCATCCTAAACAAACTTATCCCACAGTAAAAACTTCAAATAAAATAATAACTTAACATGAATCCTCTATCCCAAACACGGCCTTTTTGCTATACCCTGTGCCTTCGCATGCATCCACTTGAAGCCTTAAAGCAGAATCCTTTTGTGCTAGCACCGATGGCGGGTATTACCGACCACGCTTTCCGCACGTTCATGAAAAAACGTGGGGCGAGTGTCGTTGTCACAGAACTCGTGAGCGCGACGGGCATTGAATACAAAAGCGAACGCACTCTCAAGCTGATGAGCTTTGATCCAACACAAAGACCGATTGGCATTCAACTCTTCGGTGAAGATCCTGAGACTATCGCAAAAGGCGCGCAAGTCGCTGAAGAGATGGGTGCGGACTTCGTCGACCTCAACTTCGGTTGTCCTGTGCCTAAAGTCGTTAAAAAGGGCGCGGGTTCTGGGATGCTTCGTGATTTGCCTCTGTTGGAGAAAGTTCTTCGCTCAACAGTGAATGCAGTGAAGATTCCAGTGACGATCAAGATCAGAACGGGTTGGGATGCGAATTCTTTGAATGCGCATGATGTCTGCAATATCGCATACAACGAGGGTATTACTTGGGTTGCGATTCACGGTCGCACGCGCGCTCAATCTTATTCTGGTTGGGCTGATTGGGATTACATCGCAGATGTAAAATCAAAAGCGAAGTTACCGATTTTAGGCAACGGAGATATTCTCACTCCTAAACAAGCGGTTCAACGTGTGAAAGAATCGGGCTGTGATGGCGTATTGATCGGCCGCGGCTGCTTAAAAAATCCACACATTTTTATGGATGCCTTAAGCCTGTGGAAAGGCGAAGAGATGTCTCAAGAGTTCTCTCGAGACTATTTGGGCCTTTTCCTAGACCTGAGAGAGGCTATCGTGGCGCATTGTGATGAGCATATCACCGGAATTCAGCTGCGAAAGTTTGCAGCTTGGTTCTCGACAGGGTATCCTGGCGCTTCCCAATTTCGAAAAAACTTATTCCAAACAAAATCTCATGATGAACTCATGGATCTAGCGACGGAATTTTTTAAAAGCATTGGTACAATTGAACAAGAAGATACGAGCCATGAGGAATTCCTTATGGGCGGACACGGATAAAAGGAAAACAGATGATTCAGGATCCAAAGAAAATTAGAAATATCGCAATTATCGCGCACGTCGATCATGGTAAGACTACCTTGGTTGACCACTTGATTAAGCAAGCCGGTACTTTCCGTGACAATGAGCACGTGGAAGAACGCTTGATGGACTCTATGGATCTTGAAAAAGAACGTGGTATCACGATCGCCGCGAAGAACGCGTCTTTCGTTTACAAAGATATCAAAGTTAACATCGTAGATACACCGGGACATAGTGACTTCGGTGGTGAAGTAGAACGTATCCTTAACATGGTTGATGGTTGTATCCTTCTTTGCGATGCTTCTGAAGGTCCACTTCCGCAAACTCGTTTCGTATTGAAAAAAGCTCTTGAGCAAAACCTCAAAGTCATCGTTTGTATCAACAAAATCGACCGTTCCGATGCTCGTATTCAAGAAGTTCATAACGAGCTTTTCGATTTGTTCATCGACCTCGATGCAACTGAAGAACAATGTGACTTCCACACCGTTTACGCAATCGCGCGTGAAGGTATGGCGACACTCGATCCAAAAGTAAACACAGGTTCTTTGGAAGTATTGTACGATGCTATCGTAAACTTGGTTCCACCACCAAAGATCGAAGAAAATCATCCACTTCAAGTGATGGTTTCTAACATCTCTTACAACGACTACGTAGGTCGTTTGGCGATCGGCCGCATGCGTGCCGGTACTATCAAAGTAGGTGATGAAGTTCTTTGCGTTCAGGCGAACGTAGAAAAGAAAGTAAAAGTATCTGCTTTGTTCCAATACAAAGTGAACTCGCAAGTTCCAGCACAAGAAATCGGTGCCGGTGACATCGCAGTTATCGCAGGTATGGAAGACTTCACGATCGGTGACACTATCACTTCTGCAACAGACCCACGTCCACTTCCACGTATCCGCGTAGAAGAGCCGACAGTAGGTATGGTGTTCTCGGTAAATAACGGTCCATTCGCAGGGATGGAAGGTAAGAGCGTTACTTCTCGTAAGATCCTTGAGCGTCTTGAGCGCGAATTGTTGTACAATGTTGCGATCCGCGTAGAAAAAACTGACAACACCGATGCTTTCA is part of the Bdellovibrionales bacterium genome and harbors:
- the typA gene encoding translational GTPase TypA gives rise to the protein MIQDPKKIRNIAIIAHVDHGKTTLVDHLIKQAGTFRDNEHVEERLMDSMDLEKERGITIAAKNASFVYKDIKVNIVDTPGHSDFGGEVERILNMVDGCILLCDASEGPLPQTRFVLKKALEQNLKVIVCINKIDRSDARIQEVHNELFDLFIDLDATEEQCDFHTVYAIAREGMATLDPKVNTGSLEVLYDAIVNLVPPPKIEENHPLQVMVSNISYNDYVGRLAIGRMRAGTIKVGDEVLCVQANVEKKVKVSALFQYKVNSQVPAQEIGAGDIAVIAGMEDFTIGDTITSATDPRPLPRIRVEEPTVGMVFSVNNGPFAGMEGKSVTSRKILERLERELLYNVAIRVEKTDNTDAFKVIGRGELQLGVLIEQMRRENFELLVSKPTVVMKTENGQKMEPMEIAVIDIEDQFVGAVTEKLGKRKGVMTNMVQKGSGRTRLEFRIPSRGLIGYRSTFLTDTRGTGLLNTQFDGWDQYKGEIEHRMNGAMISDRKGQATAYAIWNLQERGVMYVTHGQDVYEGMIVGEHAKENDLEVNITREKKLTNVRASGSDEAIRLVPVRPMTLESAMEWIKESELIEVTPKNIRLRCRELSPNARARAAKE
- a CDS encoding nitroreductase family protein yields the protein MADSVFDKPLETTYSEPAIDCDFEAFSQVVESRRSVRVFTDEKIPDAIVEKCLDLALLAPNSSNLQPWDFYWVKSADKLEKLKEYCLNQPAAKTAPTLIVCVARPDNWQRGQKINIDFFASQEKVPSSVKSYYHKLVPFVYGNGPLNILAPLKTLAVAVLGLFRVMPRGPFGKSGNLLWATKTVSLACENLMLAFRAAGYDTCPMEGFDEVRVKKLLKLPRGVGITMVISAGKRAPNGVYGQRIRGTKELFVKTI
- the dusB gene encoding tRNA dihydrouridine synthase DusB, with the protein product MHPLEALKQNPFVLAPMAGITDHAFRTFMKKRGASVVVTELVSATGIEYKSERTLKLMSFDPTQRPIGIQLFGEDPETIAKGAQVAEEMGADFVDLNFGCPVPKVVKKGAGSGMLRDLPLLEKVLRSTVNAVKIPVTIKIRTGWDANSLNAHDVCNIAYNEGITWVAIHGRTRAQSYSGWADWDYIADVKSKAKLPILGNGDILTPKQAVQRVKESGCDGVLIGRGCLKNPHIFMDALSLWKGEEMSQEFSRDYLGLFLDLREAIVAHCDEHITGIQLRKFAAWFSTGYPGASQFRKNLFQTKSHDELMDLATEFFKSIGTIEQEDTSHEEFLMGGHG